Proteins encoded together in one Candidatus Xianfuyuplasma coldseepsis window:
- the galE gene encoding UDP-glucose 4-epimerase GalE, producing the protein MKILVTGGAGYIGSHCTRILLDRGYSVTVIDNLSTGYEAAVDARATFYKGDIKNKEQLVSILKQQAIEVVIHFAAFSLVGESMKRPLKYYDNNVYGTKVLLDAMVEANVKSIVFSSTAAVYGEHETMPITEAYAEEPTNTYGQTKLAMEQMMKWVDQAHGVKYIALRYFNVAGAHASGVIGEAHNPETHLIPLILQVPNNQREFIHIFGDDYDTPDGTCIRDYIHIEDLIEAHILAMIHLIEHRQSDVFNLGSGSGYSVKEMIEAARRVTGHPIPAKVAPRRAGDPARLIASSTKIEATLGWSRKYPNVEDIIRSAWVFHQSHKEGY; encoded by the coding sequence ATGAAAATCTTAGTAACCGGAGGGGCGGGCTACATTGGAAGCCACTGCACGAGAATCTTACTTGATCGTGGATATAGCGTGACGGTAATCGATAACTTATCCACCGGATATGAAGCGGCCGTCGATGCGAGAGCAACATTCTATAAAGGGGATATCAAAAACAAAGAACAACTCGTCTCGATTTTGAAGCAACAAGCAATCGAAGTTGTGATTCATTTCGCCGCATTCAGCCTCGTTGGGGAGAGTATGAAACGCCCGTTAAAATACTATGACAATAACGTATATGGAACCAAAGTCCTACTAGATGCGATGGTGGAAGCCAATGTCAAGTCGATTGTATTTAGCAGTACAGCTGCGGTATACGGTGAACATGAAACGATGCCAATCACCGAAGCGTATGCAGAGGAACCCACCAATACCTATGGCCAAACGAAATTGGCAATGGAACAAATGATGAAATGGGTGGATCAAGCCCATGGTGTAAAATACATCGCACTGAGATATTTTAACGTTGCTGGAGCTCATGCAAGTGGAGTGATCGGAGAAGCTCACAATCCCGAAACGCACTTGATTCCACTGATTTTACAAGTTCCTAATAACCAACGGGAATTCATCCATATATTTGGGGATGATTATGATACACCAGATGGCACATGCATTCGTGATTACATCCACATAGAAGACTTGATTGAAGCGCATATTTTAGCGATGATTCATCTGATTGAACATCGGCAAAGTGATGTCTTTAATCTCGGTAGCGGTTCCGGATATAGTGTCAAAGAAATGATTGAGGCGGCACGTCGTGTAACCGGACACCCAATTCCTGCAAAAGTAGCACCGCGAAGAGCTGGGGATCCGGCGAGATTGATTGCCTCAAGTACCAAAATTGAAGCAACCCTAGGGTGGAGTAGAAAGTATCCCAATGTAGAAGATATTATTCGCAGTGCATGGGTGTTCCATCAATCCCATAAGGAGGGGTATTAA
- a CDS encoding UDP-glucose--hexose-1-phosphate uridylyltransferase, with protein MTTCDAIHTLIAYAKAHQLLAPYDEDYAYNKLHDLLQIDTCNQPSVTDIPEEPSIILQPLLDEAVAKGLIAVDTVKQRDLFEAKIMDIVIPRPQEVIHQFQAIDNPLYKTNFFYHFSKQTNYIKTSRTNKNIVYHAPTPYGEMDITINLSKPEKDPKDIILQGSQTSVKYPKCLLCKENVGYNGASTGIGRTNHRIIPLTLNNEPFYFQYSPYVYYNEHCIVLHEEHIPMNVSEKTFQRLFDFVDQFPHYFLGSNAGLPIVGGSILAHEHYQGGRYQFPIEQAKVLHSFEHNGITVEQLYWPLSVIRLRSKNRRELVRKAMDLYNYWVTYNNADCEIYATTDTTPHNAITPIARKKGEVYELDITLRNNRTSSDFPLGIFHPHPSHHHIKKENIGLIEVMGLAVLPARLQGELDAIKDALQSNNELPKQYKLHQEWFTFLQQQTYDDIDQFVEEQVALKFTKVLEDAGVFKQTSQGQAAFDQFFKEVRDVFHKENPRR; from the coding sequence ATGACGACATGCGATGCGATTCACACCTTGATTGCGTATGCGAAAGCCCATCAGTTGCTCGCACCATATGATGAAGATTATGCCTATAATAAATTACATGATTTGTTGCAAATCGACACCTGTAACCAACCGTCCGTTACAGATATACCAGAAGAACCTAGTATCATCTTACAACCGCTGTTAGATGAGGCGGTCGCAAAAGGATTAATTGCTGTTGATACGGTAAAACAACGCGATCTATTTGAAGCGAAAATCATGGATATTGTCATTCCACGACCCCAAGAAGTAATTCACCAGTTTCAAGCGATTGACAACCCCTTATATAAAACCAACTTTTTCTATCATTTTTCCAAACAAACCAATTACATCAAGACTAGTCGAACCAATAAGAATATTGTCTATCATGCTCCAACGCCATATGGTGAGATGGACATAACAATAAATCTTAGCAAACCCGAAAAAGATCCCAAAGATATTATCTTGCAAGGAAGCCAAACAAGCGTGAAATATCCAAAATGCTTGCTCTGCAAAGAAAACGTCGGATACAATGGGGCTTCGACAGGGATTGGCCGAACCAATCACCGGATAATTCCCTTGACATTAAACAATGAACCATTTTACTTTCAGTATTCGCCCTATGTCTATTACAACGAACATTGCATCGTACTACATGAAGAACACATCCCTATGAACGTCAGTGAAAAAACATTTCAACGGTTGTTTGATTTTGTGGATCAGTTTCCCCATTATTTCCTTGGAAGTAACGCTGGATTACCAATTGTCGGCGGAAGTATTTTAGCTCATGAACACTATCAAGGAGGACGCTATCAATTTCCGATTGAACAGGCCAAAGTACTCCATTCCTTTGAGCACAACGGGATCACTGTTGAGCAACTTTATTGGCCCCTTTCAGTCATCCGTCTTCGCTCGAAAAATAGAAGGGAGTTAGTCCGAAAAGCCATGGACTTATACAACTACTGGGTGACCTATAACAATGCCGATTGCGAGATTTACGCCACAACTGACACAACCCCGCATAACGCCATCACACCCATCGCCCGGAAAAAAGGAGAGGTGTATGAGCTTGATATCACCCTTCGTAACAACCGCACATCGTCGGACTTCCCGCTTGGAATATTTCATCCCCACCCATCACACCATCACATAAAAAAAGAGAACATTGGCTTAATTGAAGTGATGGGGCTTGCCGTTTTACCGGCTCGTCTTCAAGGAGAACTTGATGCAATCAAAGATGCTTTACAATCCAATAACGAGTTGCCTAAACAGTACAAATTACATCAGGAATGGTTTACCTTTTTACAACAACAAACCTATGATGACATCGATCAGTTTGTCGAGGAACAAGTAGCGTTAAAATTCACCAAAGTATTAGAAGATGCGGGTGTCTTTAAACAAACCTCACAAGGTCAAGCCGCATTTGATCAATTTTTCAAGGAGGTACGAGATGTATTCCATAAAGAAAATCCCCGTCGGTGA
- a CDS encoding alpha-galactosidase, with product MIRIKDRVFFLDSMDTTYGFMIDEQGHLEHLYYGAKLDETIDYNTLRFQSDFEYGSATSYSKETRGVMLNEKPLEVSSYGKGDYREPTIHLELPDGSRTVDLTYVRHSIAKSLSFQGLPQADKDETLVITLEDKTTNIELELFYTVLEASNMIVRNMRLYNRNDSPIILDKILSMNLDMPNNSYLLSKLDGAWIRERHIHDTPLLYGTVRFDSKKGVSSSNHNPFFVLKEPHTTDEFGRAYGAALIYSGNYETSVEINPHDMLRINMGINSFDFRYKVEAGRSFITPEVLLTYSNKGLNQLTQQFHQCINDHIVSKEFRYKERPIVINNWEATYFDFNEKKLLAIAKQAKRLGIELLCLDDGWFGNRDDDTSSLGDWTYNPKKIKHGLQSLASKINKIGLDFGLWVEPEMVSENSEMYRAHPSWVIRTPHHEPSQGRHQWMLDLTNPDVVEHLKSTLTTLFQSANITYVKWDMNRNISDVYSPHYKADEQGRFHHDYICGLYHVLDHLKTTFPTILFESCSSGGNRFDLGMLYYMPQTWTSDNTDAYERTTIQEGTSLLYPLSTISNHVSGNRSHQTFRHVPLESRFNVACFGILGYELDVTALTPFERRLITRQIEYYKEHRTLFQFGRFSRLHSLQDQNHTVWMVDNEDDAQVLYFQQLFRPNDRIDVIRVTGLESGKYRITNREQAMNIRHFGSLVNRALPIHLRVNSWLHNAIANRYLFPIETVDCTVDSIQLEEQGFILPHPFTGTDHGEHDMILEDFGSRLYRFEKIND from the coding sequence ATGATTCGTATAAAAGATCGTGTCTTTTTTCTAGATTCAATGGATACAACCTATGGTTTCATGATCGATGAACAAGGTCATTTGGAGCATCTGTATTACGGTGCAAAATTAGACGAAACCATCGACTATAACACCCTTCGTTTTCAATCTGATTTTGAATATGGTAGCGCAACATCTTACAGCAAAGAAACCAGAGGTGTCATGCTCAATGAAAAACCGCTTGAAGTATCTTCGTACGGCAAAGGTGATTACCGTGAACCGACGATTCATCTCGAATTACCGGATGGTTCAAGGACTGTGGATTTAACCTATGTACGTCACAGCATTGCGAAGAGTTTATCCTTCCAAGGTCTTCCCCAAGCCGATAAAGATGAGACGTTAGTGATTACCCTTGAAGACAAAACAACGAACATTGAGCTAGAACTATTTTATACAGTGCTTGAAGCATCGAATATGATTGTCCGTAACATGCGACTGTACAACCGTAATGATTCTCCAATCATATTGGACAAAATCCTTAGTATGAATCTTGATATGCCCAACAATTCCTATCTCCTGTCAAAACTCGATGGAGCGTGGATACGCGAACGTCATATCCATGATACACCATTACTGTATGGAACCGTTCGTTTCGACAGTAAAAAAGGAGTGTCCAGTAGCAATCATAATCCGTTCTTTGTGTTAAAAGAACCGCATACAACAGATGAGTTTGGTCGTGCCTATGGAGCCGCATTGATCTATAGCGGTAACTACGAAACATCGGTCGAAATTAATCCCCATGACATGCTTCGTATCAATATGGGAATCAACTCGTTTGATTTCCGTTATAAGGTTGAAGCAGGACGTAGTTTTATCACCCCAGAAGTGTTATTAACCTACTCCAACAAAGGGTTAAATCAACTAACTCAACAATTTCATCAATGCATTAACGATCATATTGTTAGCAAAGAATTTCGATATAAAGAACGCCCGATTGTGATAAATAATTGGGAAGCGACGTATTTTGATTTCAATGAAAAAAAGCTCCTCGCCATCGCGAAACAAGCAAAACGGTTAGGGATTGAACTGTTGTGCCTAGACGATGGCTGGTTTGGCAATCGAGACGATGATACGTCATCGCTAGGCGATTGGACATACAATCCCAAAAAAATCAAACATGGACTTCAATCATTGGCATCTAAAATCAATAAGATTGGACTTGATTTTGGTCTCTGGGTAGAACCGGAGATGGTGAGTGAGAACAGTGAAATGTATCGTGCGCATCCATCTTGGGTGATTCGCACACCACATCATGAACCTTCTCAAGGACGTCACCAATGGATGCTCGATTTAACCAATCCGGACGTGGTCGAACATCTCAAATCAACATTAACCACCTTGTTTCAAAGTGCGAATATAACCTATGTGAAGTGGGATATGAATCGCAATATTAGCGATGTCTATTCCCCGCATTATAAAGCCGATGAACAAGGTCGTTTTCACCATGATTACATCTGTGGTTTGTACCATGTGTTAGACCACTTAAAAACCACATTTCCAACGATATTGTTTGAAAGTTGTAGTAGTGGTGGTAATCGTTTTGATTTGGGGATGCTCTATTATATGCCACAAACATGGACCAGTGACAACACCGATGCGTATGAACGCACCACGATTCAAGAAGGGACGAGTTTGCTTTATCCACTGTCAACAATAAGCAATCATGTCAGTGGCAATCGCTCGCATCAAACCTTCCGTCATGTACCGCTTGAAAGCCGATTCAATGTGGCTTGTTTTGGGATTTTGGGATATGAACTGGATGTGACGGCATTGACACCGTTTGAACGACGGTTAATTACGCGACAAATTGAGTATTACAAAGAACACCGCACGTTGTTTCAATTCGGACGGTTTTCACGATTACACAGTTTACAGGATCAAAATCATACCGTGTGGATGGTTGATAATGAAGATGATGCACAGGTGTTGTATTTTCAGCAGTTGTTTCGACCTAATGATCGCATCGATGTGATTCGTGTTACTGGACTTGAATCAGGAAAATACCGTATTACCAACCGGGAACAAGCGATGAATATTCGCCATTTCGGTAGTCTAGTGAATCGTGCATTACCGATTCATTTACGCGTGAACTCGTGGTTGCACAATGCGATTGCGAATCGCTATCTCTTCCCAATTGAAACCGTGGACTGCACGGTGGATTCGATTCAACTAGAAGAACAAGGATTCATTCTGCCCCATCCCTTTACGGGGACCGATCATGGTGAACATGATATGATACTAGAAGATTTTGGTTCGCGCTTATATCGGTTTGAAAAAATCAATGACTAA
- a CDS encoding galactokinase — translation MTLQKIIKKHQTFLQKTPQIFFSPGRVNLIGEHIDYLGGNVFPTAISLGTYAFVTIREDREFHFLSDNFSQFAPKIVQADDLEYKEERNWANYPVGMLEAFAKRGVTYPFGLNVLIYGTLPNGAGLSSSASLEVLMGVVIETVYHHPIQRVELVQMAQRVENEYIGVHCGIMDQFAVGMGQNNHAIYLNTNTLEYKLVPLELQNDVIVIANTNKKRSLADSQYNQRRKECDIGLRIVQEHYPDISALCEVTSEQLERIQSSFDNHIIYRRVHHAVHEQQRTEEAVQALEKQDLMRFGELLNASHQSLRDDYEVSCRELDVMAQAFVDAGAKGARMTGAGFGGCVVAIVAKENVSAIIDTVQTTYQSNTTYQPAFYICETSDGTHEITKEVLV, via the coding sequence ATGACTCTTCAAAAAATAATTAAAAAGCATCAAACGTTCCTTCAAAAGACACCACAAATATTCTTTTCTCCCGGACGAGTAAATTTAATTGGTGAACATATTGATTATTTAGGAGGGAATGTATTTCCCACCGCGATCAGTTTAGGGACGTACGCATTTGTAACGATACGTGAGGATCGAGAATTTCACTTTTTATCCGATAATTTTTCGCAGTTTGCACCAAAGATTGTGCAAGCGGATGATCTTGAATATAAAGAAGAACGCAATTGGGCGAACTATCCCGTCGGGATGCTGGAAGCTTTTGCGAAACGGGGAGTGACCTATCCTTTCGGGCTAAATGTGTTGATTTATGGTACATTGCCCAATGGAGCTGGATTGTCTTCTAGCGCAAGTTTGGAAGTATTGATGGGGGTTGTCATTGAGACAGTATATCACCACCCCATCCAGCGAGTTGAACTGGTTCAAATGGCACAGCGAGTTGAAAATGAATACATTGGTGTCCACTGTGGCATTATGGATCAATTCGCAGTGGGTATGGGACAAAACAATCATGCAATCTATCTGAATACCAATACCCTTGAATATAAGTTGGTACCACTGGAATTGCAAAACGATGTGATTGTTATTGCCAACACTAATAAAAAGCGATCACTAGCCGATAGTCAATACAATCAACGACGCAAAGAATGTGATATTGGATTACGGATTGTCCAAGAACACTACCCTGATATTTCAGCGCTTTGTGAGGTCACATCAGAACAGTTAGAACGGATACAGTCATCGTTTGACAATCATATTATTTATCGCCGCGTTCATCATGCCGTACATGAACAACAACGGACCGAAGAGGCTGTTCAGGCTTTAGAAAAACAGGATTTAATGCGCTTTGGTGAGTTGCTCAATGCATCGCATCAATCCTTGCGTGATGATTATGAAGTATCGTGTCGTGAACTGGATGTTATGGCTCAAGCGTTCGTTGATGCCGGAGCAAAAGGAGCGCGAATGACAGGAGCGGGCTTTGGTGGATGCGTTGTTGCGATTGTTGCCAAAGAGAACGTCTCAGCGATTATTGATACAGTGCAAACAACCTATCAATCCAATACTACTTATCAACCAGCATTTTACATTTGTGAAACCAGTGATGGTACACATGAAATCACAAAGGAGGTACTTGTATGA
- a CDS encoding aldose epimerase family protein, with translation MYSIKKIPVGDQVLTMITVNTPQLDISFIDYGAAIYDLQVPDKDGHKETVVLQYQNMQQYLENKRHLNASIGPTAGRIQNGVYTIDDTTIQLDQNFLKKHTLHGGVDALSYTFFDFELLEEEERVQVTFKTVKKQYFQQYPGNQEYEIVYTIEGLNITIEFIAKTDTPTVINLTNHAYFNLSGNLRSTIMNHEMQIHASTKLALDDEMIPYAVESITDTIYDYTDMQPIQKPGFPGIDDPYMLDHVGLDTIAATVQDPVSKRRLDVYTTYPCVVCYTDNFPQDDALAFDRDNVLHMGVCFETQNPPNGIYVEGVESSILRPHERYYHKTIFAFSVEE, from the coding sequence ATGTATTCCATAAAGAAAATCCCCGTCGGTGATCAAGTACTAACAATGATTACCGTGAACACCCCACAATTAGATATTTCATTCATCGATTACGGGGCAGCAATATACGATCTACAAGTCCCGGATAAAGATGGACACAAAGAAACCGTGGTATTGCAATATCAAAATATGCAGCAATACCTTGAAAATAAACGGCATCTAAACGCATCCATTGGTCCGACCGCAGGTCGTATCCAAAACGGTGTATATACCATTGATGATACCACGATTCAACTGGATCAAAACTTCTTAAAAAAGCACACTCTTCACGGTGGGGTTGATGCGCTTAGTTATACGTTCTTTGATTTTGAACTATTGGAGGAGGAAGAACGGGTTCAAGTGACTTTTAAAACGGTCAAGAAACAATATTTTCAACAGTATCCAGGCAATCAAGAATACGAGATTGTGTATACAATAGAAGGACTGAACATCACCATTGAATTTATCGCTAAAACCGATACACCAACGGTGATTAACTTGACGAATCATGCGTATTTCAATCTCAGTGGAAATCTTCGTTCGACGATTATGAATCACGAGATGCAGATTCATGCATCCACAAAGTTGGCATTGGATGATGAGATGATTCCCTACGCAGTGGAATCGATAACCGATACCATCTACGATTATACAGATATGCAGCCAATCCAAAAACCGGGATTCCCAGGGATTGATGATCCCTATATGTTGGATCACGTTGGTCTAGATACCATTGCCGCAACCGTACAAGACCCGGTGAGTAAACGACGGCTAGATGTGTATACAACCTATCCTTGTGTTGTTTGCTATACCGATAATTTTCCACAAGATGATGCACTGGCGTTTGATCGGGATAATGTGCTTCATATGGGGGTTTGTTTTGAAACACAGAATCCGCCCAATGGAATCTATGTCGAGGGTGTTGAATCCAGTATTTTACGACCCCATGAGCGGTATTATCACAAAACCATATTTGCATTTTCCGTAGAGGAGTGA
- a CDS encoding exonuclease domain-containing protein produces MMTIVSGRILTYDETLRIITIRCRDRIRYFYIQRSLLNRISKYIEINRFIQFTVTNEIRIYKRHKVHTIDYIVKIMEIRYRKNIIYYDIKNIKRGTKHLINNLDNKMFLDLEMSMHPYKVDKSFKQEIIQVGYILVDKNDTIIETYDQVIQPTIHKRLTKRTTRFLDLSQEDVDNGLSFHDFYEHFHNVLNMYNPAIIVWGRNDFLALRDAYRFNKLPNLDRKTRYINLLKLHKNYYNLKNDLGLFNALNLYYPTEKDQAHNAYEDALATFKIFKGFRDVVNHKRRVDTKKYK; encoded by the coding sequence ATGATGACCATTGTATCCGGTCGCATTCTGACATATGATGAAACCCTACGTATCATAACGATTCGGTGCCGTGATCGTATCCGATATTTCTATATCCAACGATCCTTATTAAATCGAATCAGTAAGTACATTGAAATTAATCGATTTATCCAGTTTACCGTAACCAATGAAATCCGCATCTATAAACGACACAAAGTCCACACCATTGATTACATCGTGAAGATTATGGAAATTCGTTATCGTAAAAATATCATCTATTATGATATCAAAAATATTAAGCGTGGAACGAAACACCTGATTAACAATCTGGATAACAAAATGTTTTTGGATTTAGAAATGTCGATGCATCCTTATAAAGTCGACAAATCCTTTAAGCAAGAAATTATTCAAGTAGGCTATATCCTAGTAGATAAGAATGATACGATCATAGAAACATACGATCAAGTGATTCAACCGACAATTCACAAACGCCTTACCAAACGAACCACAAGATTCCTTGACTTGTCACAAGAGGATGTTGACAATGGATTATCATTCCATGATTTTTATGAGCATTTCCATAATGTCCTTAACATGTACAATCCAGCAATCATCGTATGGGGTAGAAATGACTTTTTAGCGTTACGTGATGCGTATCGATTTAACAAGTTACCCAATTTAGATCGAAAAACTCGTTATATCAATCTACTAAAACTACATAAAAATTATTACAATCTCAAAAACGACCTTGGATTATTCAATGCGTTAAATCTGTATTATCCAACAGAGAAAGATCAAGCGCACAATGCTTACGAAGATGCCCTTGCGACCTTCAAAATATTTAAGGGATTTCGAGATGTTGTCAATCACAAGCGTCGTGTTGATACGAAAAAATATAAGTAA
- a CDS encoding LacI family DNA-binding transcriptional regulator, which translates to MATMKDIARQAETSITTVSRVLNYDKSLSISDDLRRKIFEVAQKLHYKTPRNRSKVTVKKKLRIGIIMWYDVQEEIDDPYYMQIRRGIEQLAMKSEIETVLLYRNQDEYRIQTLGKVDGLICVGKFSSAQIEQFNRLTNHLVFVDSSPEEELYDSIVIDFHSAVREVLQLLLQEGYNKIGYLGGVEYVSKHIRLGERRELVFRDFLYQRNKLHTKYIHVGSFSVESGYQLMKDALGKKDHADAYFCANDSIAFGAMRAIREAGLDIPGDIALVGFNDHPNSAYTFPPLTTVRVFTEFMGEQALLSMIEQTNGRHIALKKIIPTTLVKRDSI; encoded by the coding sequence ATGGCAACGATGAAAGATATTGCTCGTCAAGCAGAGACATCAATAACCACCGTTTCACGCGTGCTAAACTATGACAAAAGTTTATCTATTTCCGATGATTTACGACGGAAAATTTTTGAGGTAGCTCAAAAATTACACTATAAAACACCACGAAATCGGTCCAAAGTTACCGTCAAAAAGAAACTTCGAATCGGAATTATCATGTGGTATGACGTACAAGAAGAAATCGATGATCCATATTATATGCAGATTCGTCGTGGTATCGAACAACTGGCAATGAAATCCGAAATTGAAACCGTACTATTATATAGAAATCAAGATGAATATCGCATTCAAACTCTTGGAAAAGTTGATGGATTAATTTGTGTAGGTAAGTTCTCCAGTGCTCAAATTGAACAGTTTAATCGTTTGACCAATCACTTAGTATTTGTCGATTCATCTCCTGAAGAAGAGTTGTATGATAGTATTGTTATAGACTTTCATTCAGCGGTTAGAGAAGTATTGCAATTACTGCTTCAAGAAGGTTACAACAAGATTGGCTACCTTGGTGGAGTGGAATATGTGAGTAAACATATCCGTTTAGGTGAACGACGTGAGCTTGTATTTCGTGATTTTCTCTACCAACGAAATAAATTACATACAAAATACATACATGTTGGTAGCTTTTCTGTCGAGAGTGGGTATCAGTTAATGAAAGATGCATTGGGTAAAAAAGACCATGCTGATGCATACTTCTGTGCCAACGATTCCATCGCCTTTGGCGCAATGCGTGCCATACGTGAAGCTGGGCTTGATATACCAGGCGATATTGCCCTAGTTGGATTTAACGATCATCCCAATAGTGCCTATACATTTCCACCGCTTACAACAGTAAGAGTATTTACTGAATTCATGGGGGAACAAGCACTTCTAAGTATGATTGAACAAACCAATGGTCGTCATATAGCATTAAAAAAAATAATCCCAACAACACTAGTAAAAAGAGATAGTATTTAG